A genomic stretch from Clavelina lepadiformis chromosome 5, kaClaLepa1.1, whole genome shotgun sequence includes:
- the LOC143460422 gene encoding rho-related GTP-binding protein RhoA-B-like, translating to MTSFLRKRKIKMDRKERDVQTMAEKMALTAKKLVLVGDAGCGKSCLLATFMEETFQETYIPTAFDTYKLTIQAKAISTELLLWDTAGNEQYDRLRPFSYPQTDVLLLCFSIGSPETLGTIEEKWMPEVRHFCPRVPVILVGMKKDLRLDKVITNKLSSLNHVTFERGQALATSVGAVSYKECSALQNDGVRDVFEFAASFVDDAKLAKKEKTLKCCLPW from the exons atgacgtcatttttacGCAAACGGAAAATAAAGATGGACAGGAAAGAGCGAGATGTACAAACCATGGCTGAAAAGATGGCATTGACAGCAAAAAAGTTGGTCCTTGTTGGCGACGCGGGTTGTGGCAAGAGTTGTCTTCTTGCGACGTTTATGGAGGAAACGTTTCAGGAGACGTATATTCCAACGGCATTCGATACTTACAAATTAACTATTCAGGCAAAGGCAATATCG ACAGAGCTTTTGCTGTGGGACACTGCAGGGAACGAGCAATATGATCGACTGCGACCGTTCTCTTATCCTCAAACTGACGTATTACTTCTATGTTTTTCCATTGGTTCACCAGAAACGCTGGGGACCATTGAAGAGAAATGGATGCCAGAAGTGCGACATTTTTGTCCGAGAGTTCCAGTTATTTTGGTTGGAATGAAAAAAGATTTAAG GCTTGACAAAGTGATCACGAATAAACTTTCCAGCCTAAACCATGTGACCTTCGAACGAGGTCAAGCTTTGGCGACATCGGTCGGTGCCGTGTCTTACAAAGAATGTTCCGCTTTACAGAACGATGGCGTAAGAGATGTATTTGAGTTTGCCGCATCTTTCGTTGACGATGCGAAGTTAGCGAAAAAGGAAAAGACTTTAAAATGCTGCCTTCCATGGTAA